The Oscillospiraceae bacterium genome contains a region encoding:
- a CDS encoding transposase yields the protein MSDKLPRMDYRQHRRARRLVHECCNYDEGNCLLLDDGEPCVCVQSISLSLMCRWFRVAVLPLDGELAAALLYRGSRKRCTVCGAAFIPKSNRGKYCPDCASRMKKIKAAERKRKQRQKCHALEPFKPA from the coding sequence ATGAGCGATAAGCTGCCCCGCATGGACTACCGCCAGCACCGGCGGGCGCGGCGGCTGGTGCATGAGTGCTGTAACTACGACGAGGGGAACTGCCTGCTGTTGGACGACGGGGAGCCTTGCGTGTGCGTCCAGAGCATTTCCCTTTCCCTCATGTGCCGCTGGTTCCGTGTGGCTGTCCTGCCCCTTGACGGGGAGCTGGCCGCAGCCCTCTTGTACCGGGGGAGCCGGAAACGGTGCACCGTCTGCGGCGCGGCCTTTATCCCCAAATCCAACCGGGGGAAATACTGCCCCGACTGCGCCAGCCGCATGAAGAAAATCAAAGCCGCCGAGCGAAAGCGGAAACAAAGGCAGAAATGTCACGCTTTAGAGCCTTTCAAACCCGCATAA
- a CDS encoding PadR family transcriptional regulator produces MNNKYVQQFKKGSLEMILLCLIGRKETYGYEIITELNNSASVLGYAKEGTIYPILYRLQEAELIKCRLAPAAANGGSKKYYSLTDKGRNVLDELILFWSSYENCVNGFIESYQQARVSK; encoded by the coding sequence ATGAATAACAAATATGTCCAGCAATTCAAAAAAGGCTCTCTGGAAATGATACTCTTATGCCTAATCGGACGCAAGGAAACTTATGGATATGAAATTATAACCGAATTGAACAATAGTGCGTCTGTTTTGGGATATGCGAAAGAGGGAACCATTTACCCCATTCTGTATCGTTTACAGGAAGCAGAACTAATCAAATGCCGATTGGCTCCGGCTGCGGCAAATGGCGGCTCAAAAAAGTATTATTCTTTAACGGATAAAGGCAGGAATGTACTTGATGAACTAATCTTATTTTGGTCAAGCTATGAAAACTGCGTAAACGGCTTTATAGAAAGTTATCAACAAGCGAGGGTGTCCAAATGA